One window of Desulfobacca acetoxidans DSM 11109 genomic DNA carries:
- a CDS encoding MerR family transcriptional regulator, with product MQAGDCQCLKTSAPKKLFRIGEVSQLTGVNPHILRYWESELQILTPNRRLSKQRLYRQADIDLILEIKHLLEEERYTLQGVKQHLSQKHLKSGNAAVAKTSKAMPLPSNDALYACMQDIKEELKSIRDLLTD from the coding sequence ATGCAAGCTGGAGATTGTCAATGCCTCAAGACATCGGCGCCAAAAAAATTATTTCGCATCGGCGAGGTGAGCCAACTCACCGGTGTCAATCCTCATATATTGCGGTACTGGGAGTCAGAATTGCAGATTCTGACGCCCAACCGCCGTCTCTCCAAACAGCGCCTGTACCGCCAAGCGGATATTGACCTGATCCTGGAAATCAAACATCTTCTGGAAGAGGAAAGATACACTCTTCAGGGGGTAAAGCAGCATCTGAGCCAGAAACATCTCAAAAGTGGTAATGCCGCTGTTGCCAAGACCTCGAAAGCAATGCCGCTTCCCTCTAATGATGCCCTCTATGCATGTATGCAAGATATTAAGGAGGAACTAAAGTCTATCCGGGATCTGCTGACTGATTGA
- a CDS encoding efflux RND transporter periplasmic adaptor subunit — translation MIKINKKLQLAIIFLAGLVLLLLWMQGTFRSRVGPGTVSVPVAEMTGQLYTVAFRTVLDWREAPGIVASKEQPQVSSQILGRILEVRVASGDRVNAGQVLAIIDDAEVRSRLGQARDHLSAMQAQYRQAQSDFHRFKNLVGRKVVPVREFDAVKARFETIRAQVQQAIQAINEAQANFRYATVVSPAAGLVAEKMVDVGDLATPGRPLFTIYDPQQMRLEAQVGEQYSQVLQPGASTRISIPSLNLELPTAIDEVVPQAASSSRTFLVKATLPVQPDLRPGMFGRLYFDGRQRQALLIPTTAVRDIGQLEMVQVAQTDGVRLRQVKTGKRYGAEVEILSGLQAGEQIVLSFPEK, via the coding sequence ATGATAAAAATCAATAAGAAATTACAGTTAGCCATTATCTTCCTGGCGGGTCTGGTCCTGTTGCTTCTCTGGATGCAAGGGACGTTCCGCTCCCGGGTGGGTCCGGGAACCGTGTCAGTTCCGGTTGCGGAGATGACAGGTCAACTCTATACGGTTGCTTTCCGAACCGTGCTGGATTGGCGGGAAGCTCCCGGTATTGTTGCCTCCAAAGAGCAGCCCCAGGTGTCCAGCCAAATCCTCGGGCGGATCCTCGAAGTGCGGGTCGCCTCCGGGGACCGGGTGAACGCCGGTCAGGTGCTGGCTATCATTGATGATGCCGAAGTGCGCAGCCGTTTGGGCCAGGCCCGGGATCATCTATCCGCTATGCAGGCCCAATACCGTCAGGCGCAGTCTGATTTCCACCGGTTCAAGAACCTCGTTGGACGCAAGGTCGTCCCGGTTCGGGAATTCGACGCCGTCAAAGCCCGTTTTGAGACTATCCGGGCCCAGGTCCAGCAGGCCATACAGGCGATAAACGAAGCCCAGGCTAATTTTCGCTATGCCACGGTAGTCTCGCCCGCCGCAGGTCTGGTGGCGGAAAAAATGGTCGACGTGGGTGATCTGGCCACCCCCGGAAGGCCGTTGTTTACCATCTATGATCCCCAGCAGATGCGTTTGGAAGCCCAGGTGGGCGAGCAGTATAGCCAGGTATTGCAACCAGGCGCCTCAACCAGGATCTCCATTCCCAGCCTGAACCTGGAGCTTCCTACTGCAATAGATGAAGTTGTTCCCCAGGCGGCCAGTTCCAGCCGCACTTTTCTTGTTAAGGCAACTCTGCCGGTTCAGCCCGATCTGCGTCCAGGCATGTTCGGTCGACTCTATTTCGACGGTCGGCAGCGCCAAGCCCTCCTCATCCCGACAACGGCAGTACGGGATATCGGCCAGTTAGAAATGGTACAGGTGGCTCAGACGGACGGGGTGCGGCTGCGGCAGGTAAAAACCGGCAAACGCTATGGGGCGGAAGTGGAAATTCTTTCCGGCCTCCAAGCCGGGGAACAAATTGTGTTATCCTTCCCCGAAAAGTAA
- a CDS encoding efflux RND transporter permease subunit: MTSAPRTMSFTARIVKAFLTSKLPLIFILISLLAGFAALYATPREEEPQIVVPMADILIQFPGASAAEVENLVTINLEKKLWEIDGVEYIYSASRPGGAVVTVRFYVGQDRENSLIKLYNKVWSNIDQAPSGVTNWIIKPVEIDDVPLVTFTLYSDQASDMELRRVADEILHRLQSIPETGRSYVVGGRKRELRVLLDPVRLAFRQVSTLEVMHALKGANVNLAAGSFNLTNREMLLEAGPFLRNAEELGAIQVGRQQDRPVYLRDVSQVLDGPGEVNTYTRLGFGPMAAHDAHLINDPTAVAGRPYQAVTLGIAKRKGANAVWVAEGLQQKIAELEKTVIPANIKVLVTRDYGKTADEKVNELVKHLVIAIVSIVALLTVALGWREALIVALAVPMTLAMTLLGNYLVGFTINRVTLFALILSLGLLVDDPIVDVENIHRHFKLRREPPLDATLTAVDEVRPPTILATFTVIVSFLPLFFVTGMMGPYMRPMPYNVPLAMIMSLVVAFTVTPWAAYHLLRREAETPAEPFVLQDSGIYKIYRRILTPFLESRHKTFVLLGGLALALLLCLLVVLLQWIPMKMLPFDNKNELLLVVDMPAGTSLEETDRVVREIEIFLSSVNEIRDFESYVGHTSPIDFNGMVRHYYLRQYPYQADIRINLLDKEERHWQSHEIALRLRPEIEAIGRRLGANLKIVEVPPGPPVLSTLVAEVYGPVGESYTSQIQAAKRVRTLMEQTDKVVDVDDTVEADQIKYRFVADKLKAALHGVSTQDIVQTVRTLIGGETPGIAHQASERTPLEITVRLPRAGRAHPDDLHLIRLKGADGSLIPLTELGHLEKTLEDKTIYRKNLERVVFVTAEMAGRPPVEAIFDLEAKLKKQPFPEGYRVVWSGEGEWKITVDVFRDLGLAFLGALVMIYILLVHETQSFGMPLVIMVAIPLTLIGIVPGFLLLNLLGAAPIHGYPNSIFFTATGMIGMIALAGIVVRNSIILIDFIHLRLREGLPLEEAVVESGAVRLMPILLTAGAAMFGSWVITLDPVFSGLAWAFIFGIFASTLFTLILIPVIYFLIYAPKSNGS, from the coding sequence ATGACCTCCGCCCCGCGCACAATGAGTTTCACTGCCAGAATTGTCAAGGCCTTTCTGACCTCCAAGCTGCCCCTTATCTTCATCTTGATCTCCCTACTGGCCGGCTTTGCCGCCCTCTATGCTACTCCTCGCGAAGAGGAGCCCCAGATCGTGGTGCCGATGGCGGACATTCTCATCCAGTTTCCCGGAGCCAGCGCGGCAGAAGTGGAAAATCTGGTCACCATCAATCTGGAAAAAAAATTGTGGGAAATCGACGGGGTGGAATATATCTACTCCGCCTCCCGACCGGGGGGGGCGGTAGTGACGGTCAGGTTCTATGTCGGCCAGGACAGGGAAAACAGCCTCATTAAACTCTATAATAAAGTCTGGTCTAACATCGATCAGGCACCGTCCGGGGTCACGAATTGGATCATCAAGCCGGTAGAGATCGACGATGTTCCGCTAGTCACTTTCACCCTCTACAGTGATCAGGCTTCGGATATGGAGCTGCGGCGGGTGGCCGATGAGATCCTGCACCGGCTGCAGAGCATCCCCGAAACCGGCCGTTCCTACGTGGTGGGCGGACGTAAACGGGAACTCCGGGTGCTCCTCGATCCGGTGCGTCTGGCTTTTCGCCAAGTCTCTACCCTGGAGGTCATGCATGCCCTGAAAGGGGCTAATGTCAATCTGGCAGCAGGAAGCTTCAATCTCACCAACCGGGAGATGCTCCTGGAGGCCGGACCGTTCCTCCGCAATGCTGAGGAGCTGGGGGCGATCCAGGTCGGCCGACAGCAAGACCGTCCGGTTTATCTGCGAGATGTAAGCCAGGTACTCGACGGCCCTGGAGAGGTTAATACTTATACGCGACTGGGTTTTGGTCCGATGGCCGCCCATGACGCGCATCTGATAAATGATCCGACGGCAGTTGCCGGACGCCCCTACCAGGCGGTGACCCTCGGCATCGCCAAACGCAAGGGGGCCAACGCCGTCTGGGTAGCCGAAGGACTCCAGCAAAAGATTGCTGAACTCGAAAAGACGGTCATTCCGGCTAATATCAAGGTATTGGTCACCCGTGATTACGGCAAGACCGCCGATGAAAAAGTCAATGAACTGGTGAAGCACCTTGTCATCGCCATCGTCAGTATCGTTGCCCTGCTGACCGTGGCCTTGGGGTGGCGGGAGGCCCTCATCGTCGCCCTGGCGGTGCCCATGACTCTGGCCATGACACTTTTAGGCAACTATCTGGTGGGCTTCACCATCAACCGGGTAACCCTCTTTGCCCTGATTCTGTCCTTGGGTTTGTTAGTTGACGACCCCATTGTGGATGTAGAAAATATCCACCGCCACTTTAAGCTGAGGCGGGAACCACCTCTGGATGCCACCCTGACTGCAGTGGATGAAGTAAGACCGCCTACTATTCTGGCCACCTTTACGGTCATTGTGTCGTTTCTACCCCTATTTTTTGTCACCGGGATGATGGGACCTTATATGCGGCCCATGCCGTACAACGTTCCGCTGGCCATGATCATGTCGTTAGTGGTAGCCTTCACCGTCACCCCGTGGGCTGCCTATCACCTGCTGCGACGAGAGGCCGAGACGCCGGCTGAACCTTTTGTTTTGCAGGACAGCGGCATCTATAAAATCTATCGCCGGATTCTGACGCCTTTCTTAGAAAGCCGCCACAAAACCTTTGTGCTCTTGGGCGGCCTTGCCCTGGCCCTGTTGCTCTGCCTATTAGTCGTGTTGCTGCAATGGATTCCCATGAAGATGCTGCCCTTTGACAACAAAAATGAGCTGTTGCTCGTGGTAGATATGCCAGCCGGGACCTCGCTGGAAGAAACCGATCGGGTGGTCAGGGAAATAGAGATATTTCTCAGTTCAGTCAATGAGATTCGAGATTTCGAGTCGTACGTCGGACATACCTCCCCCATCGATTTCAACGGCATGGTACGCCACTATTACTTACGGCAGTATCCCTATCAGGCCGATATCCGCATCAACCTGCTGGACAAAGAGGAGCGCCATTGGCAGAGCCACGAAATCGCCCTGCGGCTGCGCCCGGAGATCGAAGCCATCGGCCGCCGCCTGGGGGCCAACCTAAAAATCGTCGAGGTTCCTCCAGGTCCGCCGGTGCTCTCCACCCTGGTCGCCGAAGTCTACGGTCCGGTGGGGGAAAGTTATACCTCTCAGATCCAAGCAGCCAAACGGGTCCGGACTTTGATGGAGCAGACCGACAAGGTGGTGGACGTCGATGATACGGTAGAGGCCGATCAGATTAAATATCGCTTTGTCGCCGACAAACTCAAGGCCGCCCTGCACGGCGTTTCCACCCAGGATATTGTCCAGACTGTCCGGACCCTCATAGGCGGTGAGACCCCCGGCATAGCGCACCAGGCATCAGAGCGAACCCCCTTGGAGATCACGGTGCGACTGCCCCGTGCTGGGCGCGCCCATCCGGATGACTTGCACCTCATCCGGCTGAAAGGGGCAGATGGTTCTTTAATACCGCTCACTGAATTGGGCCACCTGGAAAAAACCCTCGAAGACAAGACCATTTATCGCAAAAACCTGGAACGGGTGGTCTTCGTCACTGCCGAAATGGCCGGCCGGCCACCGGTAGAAGCCATCTTTGATCTGGAGGCCAAGCTTAAGAAACAACCATTTCCGGAAGGCTACCGAGTAGTCTGGTCCGGCGAGGGGGAATGGAAGATTACCGTAGACGTCTTCCGTGACCTGGGATTGGCCTTTCTGGGCGCCCTGGTGATGATCTATATCCTGTTGGTGCATGAAACCCAGTCTTTCGGCATGCCTCTGGTAATCATGGTGGCCATCCCGCTGACCCTGATCGGCATCGTTCCCGGCTTCCTGCTGCTCAATCTGCTAGGAGCGGCGCCCATTCACGGTTATCCCAACTCCATCTTCTTCACCGCTACCGGCATGATCGGCATGATCGCCCTGGCGGGAATAGTGGTGCGTAACTCCATCATCCTCATCGACTTTATCCACCTGCGCCTGAGAGAGGGATTGCCTTTGGAAGAGGCAGTTGTCGAATCAGGGGCTGTTCGCCTCATGCCTATACTGCTCACCGCCGGTGCCGCCATGTTCGGCTCCTGGGTCATCACCCTTGACCCGGTCTTCTCCGGACTGGCCTGGGCCTTCATCTTCGGCATCTTTGCCTCCACCCTCTTTACCCTGATCCTGATTCCAGTGATCTATTTCCTGATTTATGCTCCCAAATCGAACGGGTCTTGA
- a CDS encoding ferredoxin, whose amino-acid sequence MARRVAIDEDACIFCGTCADICPEVFALNVAKQKSEVLKPEDGPVDLIQEAIDSCPAQAIHWEE is encoded by the coding sequence ATGGCCCGCCGAGTTGCCATTGATGAAGATGCCTGTATTTTTTGCGGAACCTGCGCTGATATCTGCCCTGAAGTCTTTGCCCTCAATGTAGCAAAACAAAAGTCAGAGGTGCTAAAACCCGAAGACGGTCCGGTCGATCTGATTCAGGAGGCTATTGATTCCTGTCCTGCCCAAGCCATCCATTGGGAAGAATAA
- a CDS encoding endonuclease III → MATFEDTATIIASGFRKTGLTDELIAGFQGVVYQYYQEHGRVLPWRRTSDPYHILVSEIMLQQTQVERVLTKYELFLARFPNFEDLSRTSLREILKVWQGLGYNRRAKALQAIARQVVAEFDGRLPADRHLLQTLPGIGPATAGAVLAFAFEQPVIFLETNIRRVFLHFFYPAEDKTPDKMLLPLIILTLDSQRVRHWYYALMDYGAMLKKTVPNPNRRSAHYARQSPFRGSDREIRSQILQIFLARPELTESALLAQLQADQRRSLRIIQQLVKEGFLLRQEGRYRLTSR, encoded by the coding sequence ATGGCCACATTTGAGGACACTGCAACCATCATCGCCTCCGGGTTTCGAAAAACCGGTTTGACCGATGAACTTATCGCCGGTTTTCAGGGGGTCGTATACCAGTATTACCAGGAGCATGGCCGCGTACTGCCATGGCGCCGGACAAGCGATCCCTATCACATACTCGTCTCCGAAATCATGTTGCAGCAGACTCAGGTGGAGCGGGTGCTCACCAAATACGAGCTTTTTCTTGCCCGGTTTCCCAACTTTGAAGACCTGTCGCGGACCTCACTGCGGGAAATTTTGAAGGTCTGGCAGGGACTGGGATATAACCGGCGGGCCAAGGCCCTGCAGGCGATAGCCCGGCAGGTGGTGGCGGAGTTTGACGGCCGGTTGCCGGCAGACCGCCACCTCCTGCAAACCTTACCCGGTATCGGACCTGCTACTGCGGGAGCAGTGCTTGCTTTCGCTTTTGAACAGCCGGTAATTTTTCTGGAGACTAATATCCGCCGAGTCTTTTTGCATTTTTTCTACCCGGCCGAGGACAAGACTCCTGATAAGATGCTGCTTCCTCTCATCATTCTCACCCTCGATTCCCAGCGGGTCCGCCACTGGTATTACGCCCTGATGGATTACGGAGCCATGCTGAAAAAGACCGTTCCTAATCCCAACCGTCGCAGCGCCCATTACGCCCGGCAGTCGCCGTTTCGCGGCTCCGATCGGGAAATACGCAGCCAAATTCTACAGATATTTTTAGCCAGGCCAGAATTAACTGAATCCGCTCTCCTGGCGCAGCTTCAGGCCGATCAGAGGAGGAGCTTAAGAATTATCCAGCAATTGGTTAAGGAAGGATTTTTGCTCCGACAAGAAGGCCGATACCGATTGACATCCCGGTAA
- the ade gene encoding adenine deaminase has translation MMSKPQLESITKSTRLQKRIMAAQGKLPADLVLRGGRVVDVFRGSLIQADVALYDGIIVGIGDYQGPTLEVAGQIICPGFIDGHQHIESTMLSPPEYAKSVVPRGTTAVIIDPHEIVNVLGAPGLDYMLSFHDRLPLDLFIMLPSCVPASPLETNGADFGPAEIRRYRSHPGVLGLAEVMNYPGTLAGAPEVLEKITLFTGGVIDGHAPLLSGLALNAYKVAGIGSDHECTELSEAEEKLARGFYLMLREGSQAKNLADLLPAMTPASLRRTMLVTDDCHPNDLLQRGYIDYLIKKAVTFGCSPINAITMVTLNPAEYFRLLDRGAVAPGYRADLVVLNDLVDFRVDKVFKNGQLVAEGGTLTDSSVLVPAEFPHSAMHVANFSPQALALPVTGEVVKVIQLLPGQLLTEKLVLPTPGAHGLVQSDPEQDLLKLAVVERHRGTGNVGLGLVRGFGLQRGALASSVAHDSHNIIVVGANDQDMFVAVQHLISCGGGLVVAVDGKVSAALSLPIAGLMSPAPLPQVAAEHAALIEVCHSLGVALPDPFMALSFLALPVIPALKLTDRGLVDVNRFQFVPLFGPD, from the coding sequence ATGATGTCCAAACCCCAGCTTGAATCGATTACAAAGAGCACCCGGCTGCAAAAAAGGATAATGGCTGCCCAGGGGAAGCTTCCCGCCGATCTGGTGCTTCGGGGGGGCCGGGTAGTGGATGTCTTTCGCGGCAGTCTGATCCAAGCCGATGTCGCCCTGTATGATGGCATTATTGTCGGAATAGGAGACTACCAGGGACCGACGCTTGAGGTCGCTGGTCAGATCATCTGTCCGGGATTTATTGACGGCCACCAACATATCGAAAGCACTATGCTCTCACCTCCGGAGTATGCCAAGAGTGTCGTGCCTCGAGGAACCACTGCCGTCATTATCGACCCGCACGAAATTGTCAATGTCCTGGGTGCTCCTGGTCTCGACTACATGTTGAGTTTTCATGACCGGTTGCCCCTTGATCTGTTTATCATGTTGCCCTCCTGCGTTCCGGCCTCGCCGCTGGAGACCAACGGCGCTGATTTTGGCCCGGCTGAGATACGCCGCTACCGGTCTCATCCAGGCGTTCTGGGTCTGGCTGAGGTGATGAACTACCCCGGCACGCTGGCCGGCGCCCCTGAAGTTTTGGAGAAGATCACTCTGTTTACCGGCGGCGTCATCGATGGCCACGCCCCGCTGCTATCCGGTCTGGCTTTGAACGCCTATAAAGTGGCTGGCATCGGCTCGGATCATGAATGCACCGAGCTATCAGAGGCTGAAGAAAAACTGGCGCGGGGCTTTTATCTGATGCTGCGGGAAGGCAGCCAGGCCAAAAACCTGGCCGACCTGCTGCCGGCAATGACTCCTGCCTCCCTGCGCCGGACTATGTTGGTTACTGATGATTGTCATCCCAATGATCTGCTGCAGCGCGGTTATATCGATTATCTTATCAAGAAGGCCGTCACTTTTGGCTGTTCACCCATAAACGCCATCACCATGGTCACCTTGAATCCGGCGGAATATTTCCGTCTGTTGGACCGGGGTGCCGTGGCCCCCGGTTACCGTGCTGATTTGGTGGTGTTAAATGATTTGGTAGACTTTCGGGTCGATAAGGTCTTTAAAAATGGCCAGTTAGTGGCAGAAGGGGGTACCCTTACCGATAGTTCAGTCCTGGTCCCCGCCGAATTTCCTCATTCAGCGATGCATGTGGCGAATTTCTCGCCGCAGGCCCTTGCCCTGCCGGTGACTGGCGAGGTTGTCAAGGTCATTCAGCTCCTGCCAGGCCAGTTGCTCACAGAAAAACTGGTGCTTCCGACCCCCGGGGCCCACGGCCTGGTGCAGTCCGATCCAGAGCAGGATCTCTTAAAATTGGCTGTAGTCGAGCGCCACCGGGGTACCGGCAATGTCGGCCTGGGTCTGGTCCGGGGCTTCGGATTGCAGCGAGGTGCCCTGGCCTCTTCGGTGGCTCACGATTCTCACAATATCATCGTTGTGGGTGCCAATGACCAGGACATGTTCGTCGCGGTTCAGCATCTCATCTCTTGCGGTGGAGGGTTGGTAGTGGCGGTCGACGGGAAGGTCTCCGCAGCCCTCTCACTTCCCATCGCCGGCCTCATGAGTCCGGCGCCACTGCCCCAGGTTGCCGCAGAGCACGCCGCCCTGATCGAAGTTTGCCACAGCCTGGGAGTTGCACTGCCAGACCCCTTTATGGCCTTATCGTTCCTGGCTCTGCCGGTCATCCCGGCTTTGAAGTTGACCGACCGGGGGTTGGTGGACGTGAACCGGTTTCAATTCGTGCCGCTTTTTGGCCCGGATTGA
- a CDS encoding radical SAM protein — protein MAAKLVYADSRGQIYDHPELQLAGRCGSGFYRIPESELMPLPPGSDLFVLPGRLAVGYDPRRRRFQTLSEIKGQPGPGLAVAAFMAPAHTMSYLAAYQTVPRAPVLPLFAYTAVGWKAGGFWVAGWRSDPDPRQDLVNFDCQQIEAGVRSRLASQPDNRLLRHLSHCALTYGCPAAKNLFLERWEAPLPTSPSCNARCLGCLSQQKRSPFPAPMKRIRFMPRPEEIAEVAVPHLEQAENAVASFGQGCEGEPLLQGSTLQEAIRLIRRQVARGVLNLNTNGSRSETVAHLVAAGLDSLRVSLNSARPTYYSAYYRPQDYHFTEVVAALKAAKAGGARVSLNYLIFPGVSDDPAEVSALEELIAQTRIDLIQLRNLNIDPDYYLTGIGFQAEQKPLGIRRMVVRLQRNFPHLRFGYFNPAWSNTTDHNEK, from the coding sequence ATGGCAGCTAAGCTCGTTTATGCCGATTCTCGGGGACAGATCTATGATCACCCCGAGTTGCAACTAGCCGGGCGCTGCGGCTCGGGTTTTTACCGGATTCCCGAATCCGAGCTGATGCCTCTGCCGCCTGGCAGCGATCTTTTTGTTTTGCCCGGACGCCTTGCGGTCGGTTATGACCCGCGGCGCCGCCGGTTTCAGACGCTCTCCGAAATCAAGGGACAACCGGGTCCGGGCCTGGCAGTCGCAGCCTTTATGGCCCCGGCGCATACCATGAGTTATTTGGCGGCTTACCAAACCGTTCCGAGGGCCCCGGTGTTGCCGTTATTTGCCTACACCGCGGTGGGCTGGAAGGCAGGGGGGTTTTGGGTAGCCGGGTGGCGCAGCGACCCCGATCCCAGGCAGGATCTGGTCAATTTCGACTGCCAGCAGATTGAAGCGGGGGTACGGAGCAGGCTAGCCAGCCAACCAGACAACCGGTTGCTGCGCCATCTCTCCCACTGTGCCCTGACCTATGGCTGTCCGGCGGCCAAAAATCTCTTCCTGGAACGTTGGGAGGCCCCCCTGCCCACCTCGCCTAGCTGCAATGCCCGTTGTTTGGGCTGTCTGTCACAACAGAAGCGCAGTCCTTTCCCCGCCCCAATGAAAAGAATCCGCTTCATGCCGCGTCCCGAAGAAATCGCCGAGGTCGCCGTTCCTCATCTCGAACAGGCTGAAAACGCCGTGGCCAGTTTCGGTCAGGGCTGCGAGGGCGAACCCCTCCTGCAAGGGTCGACGTTGCAGGAGGCCATCCGGTTGATCCGCCGACAGGTTGCCCGAGGCGTTCTCAACCTCAATACCAACGGCAGCCGTTCCGAAACCGTCGCCCACCTGGTCGCCGCCGGTCTGGATAGCCTGCGGGTGAGTCTCAACAGCGCCAGGCCGACGTATTACTCGGCTTACTATCGACCCCAGGACTATCACTTTACTGAGGTTGTGGCCGCCTTGAAAGCCGCCAAAGCCGGCGGCGCCCGCGTTTCCCTGAATTATCTCATCTTCCCAGGCGTGAGCGATGATCCCGCCGAAGTGTCGGCCCTGGAGGAACTCATTGCCCAGACCCGGATAGACCTCATCCAGCTACGCAACCTCAATATTGATCCGGATTATTATCTCACAGGGATAGGTTTTCAGGCTGAACAGAAACCTCTGGGCATCAGGAGGATGGTGGTGCGCTTGCAGCGCAACTTTCCCCACCTGCGGTTCGGCTATTTTAATCCCGCCTGGTCAAATACGACCGACCACAACGAGAAATAA
- a CDS encoding ornithine cyclodeaminase family protein — protein MSLILTGADILQVLDIDLALQTAAQAFLAYGEGRVNMPPKVYLRVRKGDFRAMYGAITLNDEEVCGLKWVNVHPDNPQRGLPTVMAKIVLNDPESALELADMDGTYITNYRTGAAGGLAAKYLSRPESSSLALIGAGVQARMQIAAVMKVRPIRQVAIYNRTPARAQVLMEDLASRFDVQVMVAENPQEAVQDKDIVVTATASTTPLVRREWISPGTHINAIGADAAGKQELDPAILTEAKIFVDDLTQAQHSGEINLALMQGLIRPEQIAAALGQVVAGKKPGRENSQEITVFDSTGLIIQDLALGRAVLQRAKERGLGEYKEFIPGLPPK, from the coding sequence ATGAGCCTGATCCTAACCGGAGCTGATATTTTACAGGTTTTGGATATTGACTTAGCCCTGCAAACCGCGGCGCAAGCCTTCCTGGCGTATGGCGAGGGGCGGGTCAATATGCCCCCCAAAGTCTACCTGCGGGTTCGCAAAGGGGACTTTCGAGCCATGTACGGTGCCATCACCCTAAATGATGAAGAAGTTTGCGGCCTCAAATGGGTCAATGTCCATCCTGACAATCCGCAACGCGGCCTACCCACGGTAATGGCCAAGATCGTTCTCAATGATCCCGAGAGCGCCCTGGAGCTTGCCGACATGGATGGGACCTATATTACCAATTACCGGACCGGCGCCGCTGGGGGATTGGCCGCCAAGTATTTATCGCGTCCGGAATCCTCTTCCCTGGCTTTGATCGGGGCCGGCGTTCAGGCCCGGATGCAGATTGCCGCAGTCATGAAAGTGCGCCCCATCCGCCAGGTTGCCATCTACAATCGCACCCCGGCCCGAGCCCAGGTCCTGATGGAAGACCTTGCCTCTCGATTTGATGTCCAGGTTATGGTTGCTGAAAATCCTCAGGAAGCAGTGCAGGACAAGGACATTGTGGTTACCGCCACTGCCAGCACTACCCCCCTGGTTCGACGGGAATGGATCAGTCCTGGAACCCACATCAACGCTATCGGTGCCGACGCAGCCGGCAAACAAGAGCTCGATCCGGCGATCCTCACAGAAGCCAAAATCTTTGTCGACGACCTGACTCAGGCGCAGCACTCCGGAGAGATCAATCTCGCCCTGATGCAAGGACTTATTCGCCCCGAGCAGATAGCTGCAGCGCTGGGGCAGGTGGTAGCCGGGAAGAAACCGGGACGGGAAAATTCTCAGGAGATTACTGTATTTGACTCCACCGGACTGATCATTCAAGATCTGGCCTTAGGAAGAGCAGTCCTGCAACGGGCCAAAGAGCGGGGGTTGGGTGAATACAAGGAATTTATCCCCGGATTGCCGCCAAAATGA